The following are from one region of the Mesorhizobium sp. B4-1-4 genome:
- a CDS encoding anti-sigma factor: MSAAEKMSRRDEMETLLPFYLNGSLEGAELEAIEEWLASDPAALAALGEAEAEFSGTSAANEAIRPPADALSRFAKVLDAEAGPARMPAGSSWLAQAWGRFMAVPSGVAWAAAAVLLALIVVQSLVQPGGKGKDFEIAGAEDDLAKMPFALVKFKPDARMADVSSFLGGNGLKIIGGPTGDGVFRLGIPAASTADYTKELGLIAAQPFTETVIEGRKPADGG; this comes from the coding sequence ATGAGCGCCGCTGAAAAGATGTCGCGCCGCGACGAAATGGAAACGCTGCTGCCGTTCTATCTGAACGGCTCGCTGGAAGGGGCGGAACTGGAAGCCATCGAGGAATGGCTGGCCAGCGATCCGGCCGCTCTTGCCGCCCTCGGCGAGGCCGAGGCCGAATTCTCGGGCACATCAGCCGCCAATGAAGCGATCCGCCCGCCCGCCGACGCGCTCAGCCGCTTCGCCAAGGTGCTCGACGCAGAGGCAGGACCGGCGCGAATGCCGGCCGGCTCGTCCTGGCTGGCGCAGGCCTGGGGCCGCTTCATGGCGGTACCCTCCGGCGTCGCCTGGGCGGCGGCGGCGGTCCTGCTGGCGCTGATCGTGGTGCAGTCGCTGGTGCAGCCGGGCGGCAAGGGCAAGGATTTCGAGATTGCCGGCGCCGAGGACGATCTGGCGAAGATGCCGTTCGCGCTGGTCAAGTTCAAACCGGACGCCAGGATGGCGGATGTTTCCAGCTTCCTCGGCGGCAATGGGCTGAAGATCATCGGCGGACCGACCGGCGATGGGGTGTTTCGGCTTGGCATTCCCGCCGCCAGCACGGCCGACTACACCAAAGAGCTCGGCCTTATTGCCGCCCAGCCTTTCACCGAGACTGTGATCGAGGGAAGGAAACCGGCTGATGGCGGCTGA
- a CDS encoding sigma-70 family RNA polymerase sigma factor has product MTAATETDRALVDRVAKGDRAAVRLLFMRHHARVYRFVARQTGSEMMADDIANEVFLELWRQAPGFEGRSEVSTWLLGIARFKALSLLRKKKEDWIDDEAAAAVPDSADTPEVVTMKEDKAAALRRFIDALPEEHRTVIDLAYYHGQSVTEIGEVLGIPVATVKTRMFYARKKLGEALKAAGYDRGWP; this is encoded by the coding sequence ATGACGGCGGCGACGGAGACCGATCGCGCGCTTGTCGACCGGGTCGCGAAGGGCGACCGGGCTGCCGTTCGGCTCCTGTTCATGCGTCATCACGCGCGGGTCTACCGCTTCGTGGCGCGCCAGACGGGATCGGAAATGATGGCTGACGACATCGCGAACGAGGTGTTCCTTGAATTGTGGCGTCAGGCGCCGGGTTTCGAGGGACGCTCCGAAGTCTCGACGTGGCTGCTCGGCATAGCCCGGTTCAAGGCGCTGTCGCTGCTGCGCAAGAAGAAGGAAGACTGGATCGACGACGAGGCCGCAGCCGCGGTGCCCGACAGCGCCGACACGCCGGAAGTCGTCACCATGAAGGAAGACAAGGCCGCCGCCTTGCGGCGTTTCATCGACGCCTTGCCCGAAGAACACCGCACGGTGATCGACCTCGCCTATTATCACGGACAGTCGGTGACCGAGATCGGCGAGGTGCTCGGCATCCCGGTCGCGACCGTCAAGACCCGGATGTTCTACGCCCGCAAGAAACTCGGCGAGGCCCTCAAGGCCGCCGGTTACGACAGGGGGTGGCCATGA
- a CDS encoding alkaline phosphatase family protein, translated as MALKSKLLLIILDGVPYRNWRRLMGNLEGWVQSGEAQVWKMRSVLPSTSACCYASIHTGVSPQVHGILSNENRFRVRQPDIFSEVSKAGGKTGAVTHSYWSEFFRSYPFDLVEDMEYDEPGGPITHGRFHTMTGYNARNQMTPSDVDLFATLTMLTKRHGIGYGILHTCTLDSMGHRFGHDCHEMDHACYAMDGMLAAFLPGWIEAGYEVMITADHGQTDRGHHGGHDDEMQDFALYYFGAGKGPEADVLLDQLQLAPTVLNRLGVAIPATMKAKPFLV; from the coding sequence ATGGCACTCAAGTCCAAACTCTTGCTGATCATCCTCGACGGCGTGCCCTACCGGAACTGGCGCCGGCTGATGGGCAATCTCGAAGGCTGGGTGCAGTCCGGCGAGGCGCAAGTCTGGAAAATGCGTTCCGTGCTGCCGTCGACCTCGGCCTGCTGCTATGCCTCGATCCACACCGGGGTGTCGCCGCAGGTGCACGGTATCCTGTCCAACGAGAACCGGTTTCGCGTCAGGCAGCCCGACATCTTCTCCGAAGTCAGCAAGGCCGGCGGCAAGACCGGCGCGGTGACCCATTCCTACTGGTCGGAGTTCTTCCGGTCCTACCCATTCGATCTGGTCGAAGACATGGAATACGACGAGCCAGGCGGGCCGATCACGCATGGCCGTTTCCACACGATGACCGGCTACAATGCCCGCAATCAGATGACGCCGAGCGATGTCGATCTGTTCGCGACGCTGACCATGCTGACCAAGCGCCACGGCATCGGCTACGGCATCCTGCACACCTGCACGCTGGACTCGATGGGCCACCGTTTCGGCCATGACTGCCACGAGATGGACCATGCCTGTTATGCCATGGACGGCATGCTGGCGGCCTTCCTGCCGGGCTGGATCGAGGCCGGCTATGAGGTCATGATTACCGCCGATCACGGCCAGACGGATCGCGGCCATCATGGCGGCCACGATGATGAGATGCAGGATTTCGCGCTGTATTATTTCGGCGCCGGCAAAGGGCCGGAGGCAGATGTGCTGCTCGACCAGTTGCAGCTGGCGCCGACGGTGTTGAACCGGCTGGGTGTGGCGATACCTGCAACGATGAAGGCGAAGCCGTTTTTGGTCTGA
- a CDS encoding ABC transporter substrate-binding protein, with translation MKTELDHLAELAGRGRISRRDFLGRTAALGVSAALATTLAGKAFAQTPVKGGILKAGLQGGESTNSLDPALNLSQVTYSFGKQWGEYLVRLMPDNSLTHLIAEEIGASKDAKTWTIKVRDGIEFHNGKTVAAEDVAATLDRHADEKSKSGALGVLKNIKGIKASGKEVIVTLGDADADFPYLMADYHLVIQPNGGKDNPNTGISAGPYKVTVNQPGVRHGGERFANYWRGDKAGHADQIEIVVINDATARLAALQGGQVHMINRIEPKVVDLVKRIPGVSIENVSGRGYYPFNMFCDTAPFDNNDLRMALKLAIDRDEMLEKILRGYGSVGNDFPINEAYPLFTAIEQRKFDPEKAAAAYKKSGHNGSILLRTSDVAFPGAVDAAQLYQQSCAKAGIKIEIKREPGDGYWSEVWNKQPFSLSYWGGRPTQDQMYSTGYVSTADWNDTRFKRPEFDKMLFAARGELDQDKRKAIYHDMAVMMRDEGGLIVPFFNQFIDAAATSKISGWVKNPIGEMMDGYALGECWLNA, from the coding sequence ATGAAGACTGAACTCGACCATCTCGCTGAACTCGCCGGCCGGGGCCGGATATCGCGACGCGACTTCCTTGGCCGCACCGCGGCACTGGGCGTGTCGGCGGCGCTGGCAACGACGCTGGCCGGGAAAGCCTTCGCACAGACGCCGGTCAAGGGCGGCATCCTCAAGGCCGGCCTGCAAGGCGGCGAATCGACCAACAGCCTCGATCCGGCGCTGAACCTCAGCCAGGTCACGTACAGCTTCGGCAAGCAGTGGGGCGAATATCTTGTCAGGCTGATGCCGGACAACAGCCTGACGCACCTGATCGCCGAGGAGATCGGCGCGTCGAAGGACGCCAAGACCTGGACGATCAAGGTGCGCGACGGCATCGAATTCCACAATGGCAAGACCGTTGCCGCCGAAGACGTCGCCGCCACGCTCGATCGCCATGCTGACGAGAAATCGAAATCGGGCGCGCTCGGCGTCCTCAAGAACATCAAGGGGATCAAGGCCAGCGGCAAGGAAGTCATCGTCACGCTCGGCGACGCCGACGCCGATTTCCCCTATCTGATGGCTGACTACCACCTCGTCATCCAGCCGAATGGCGGCAAGGACAACCCCAACACCGGCATCAGCGCCGGTCCTTACAAGGTCACGGTCAACCAGCCCGGCGTGCGCCATGGCGGCGAGCGCTTCGCCAATTACTGGCGTGGCGACAAGGCGGGCCATGCCGACCAGATCGAGATCGTCGTCATCAACGACGCTACGGCCAGGCTGGCGGCGCTGCAGGGCGGCCAGGTCCACATGATCAACCGTATCGAGCCGAAGGTCGTCGACCTGGTCAAGCGCATTCCGGGCGTCAGCATCGAGAACGTGTCGGGCCGGGGCTACTACCCGTTCAACATGTTCTGCGACACGGCACCCTTCGACAACAATGATCTGCGGATGGCGCTGAAGCTCGCCATCGACCGCGACGAGATGCTGGAGAAGATCCTGCGCGGCTATGGCTCGGTCGGCAACGACTTTCCGATCAACGAGGCCTATCCGCTGTTTACCGCCATCGAACAGCGCAAGTTCGACCCGGAGAAGGCCGCGGCAGCCTACAAGAAGTCGGGCCACAACGGCTCCATCCTGCTGCGCACCTCCGATGTCGCCTTCCCCGGCGCCGTCGACGCGGCCCAGCTCTACCAGCAGTCCTGCGCGAAGGCGGGCATCAAGATCGAGATCAAGCGCGAGCCGGGCGACGGCTACTGGTCGGAAGTCTGGAACAAGCAGCCCTTCTCGCTCTCCTACTGGGGCGGGCGGCCGACGCAGGATCAGATGTATTCCACCGGCTATGTCTCGACCGCCGACTGGAACGACACGCGCTTCAAGCGGCCGGAATTCGACAAGATGCTGTTTGCGGCGCGCGGCGAACTCGACCAGGACAAGCGCAAGGCGATCTACCACGACATGGCGGTGATGATGCGCGATGAAGGCGGACTGATCGTGCCCTTCTTCAACCAGTTCATCGACGCAGCCGCCACCAGCAAGATCAGCGGCTGGGTGAAAAACCCGATCGGTGAAATGATGGACGGCTATGCGCTTGGCGAGTGCTGGCTGAACGCCTGA
- a CDS encoding ABC transporter ATP-binding protein, which yields MADSKAKPGVLLDIRNLRIEAMVYPPGEAPRNIVLVHDVSLTLEKGKVLGLIGESGAGKSTIGLSSMGYGRGGVRITGGEVILNGRDILKGGKEGFRKLRGREVCYVAQSAAAAFNPAHRLMDQVVEATLLHGTATRAEAEKRAVALFKKLSLPNPETIGERFPHQVSGGQLQRVMTAMALCSEPDLIVFDEPTTALDVTTQIDVLSAIKDAIRDTHVAALYITHDLAVVAQVSDEIMVLRHGRLVEWGGTRQIIKEPRQEYTNALVSVHEIEHAEQNPGATPFLSVKNVTAAYGGGHVKVLKNVSVDIYPGQTLAVVGESGSGKSTLARAITGLLPPEQGTVTFDGRPLANRLANRPKEDLRQLQMIYQMADVAMNPRQTVGTIIGRPLEFYFGMRGRERDRRVAELLDEIEMGKGFVDRYPAELSGGQKQRVCIARSLAAKPKLIICDEVTSALDPLVAHGILKLLLSLQQHEKVAYLFITHDLATVKSIADSIAVMYRGEVVRYGSKSKVLTPPFDAYTDLLLSSVPEMEIGWLEKAIKGRRMASAGN from the coding sequence ATGGCAGACAGCAAAGCGAAACCCGGCGTGCTGCTCGATATCCGCAATTTGCGCATCGAGGCGATGGTATACCCGCCCGGCGAGGCGCCAAGGAACATCGTGCTGGTGCATGATGTCTCGCTGACGCTCGAGAAGGGCAAGGTGCTCGGCCTGATCGGCGAGTCCGGTGCTGGCAAATCGACCATCGGCCTGTCGTCGATGGGTTATGGCCGTGGCGGCGTGCGCATCACCGGCGGCGAAGTCATTCTCAACGGCCGCGACATTCTGAAAGGCGGCAAGGAAGGTTTCCGCAAGCTGCGCGGCCGCGAGGTCTGCTATGTCGCGCAGTCGGCGGCGGCGGCTTTCAATCCGGCGCACAGGCTGATGGATCAGGTGGTGGAAGCAACGCTGCTGCACGGCACGGCGACACGCGCCGAGGCCGAGAAGCGCGCCGTCGCGTTGTTCAAGAAGCTCAGCCTGCCCAATCCGGAAACCATCGGCGAACGCTTTCCGCACCAGGTCTCGGGCGGCCAGCTGCAGCGTGTGATGACGGCGATGGCGCTGTGCTCGGAGCCGGACTTGATCGTCTTCGACGAACCGACGACGGCGCTCGACGTGACGACGCAGATCGACGTGCTGTCGGCGATCAAGGATGCCATCCGCGACACCCATGTGGCGGCGCTCTACATCACCCACGACCTTGCCGTGGTCGCCCAGGTGTCGGACGAGATCATGGTGCTCCGCCATGGCCGGCTGGTCGAATGGGGCGGCACCCGCCAGATCATCAAGGAACCGCGCCAGGAATACACCAACGCCCTGGTCTCGGTGCATGAGATCGAACATGCCGAGCAGAACCCCGGCGCCACGCCGTTCCTGTCGGTCAAGAACGTCACCGCCGCCTATGGCGGCGGCCACGTCAAGGTGCTGAAGAACGTCTCGGTCGATATCTATCCCGGCCAGACGCTGGCCGTGGTCGGCGAATCCGGCTCCGGCAAGTCGACGCTGGCGCGCGCCATCACCGGGCTTTTGCCGCCAGAACAAGGCACGGTCACCTTCGATGGGCGCCCGCTGGCCAACCGGCTTGCCAACCGGCCGAAGGAGGATCTGCGCCAGCTGCAGATGATCTACCAGATGGCCGACGTGGCGATGAACCCGCGCCAGACCGTCGGCACCATCATCGGCCGGCCGCTCGAATTCTATTTCGGCATGCGCGGCAGGGAGCGCGACAGGCGTGTAGCCGAGCTGCTCGACGAGATCGAGATGGGCAAGGGCTTTGTCGACCGCTATCCCGCCGAGCTTTCCGGCGGCCAGAAGCAGCGCGTCTGCATCGCCCGCTCGCTGGCCGCCAAGCCCAAGCTGATCATCTGCGACGAGGTAACGTCCGCACTCGACCCGCTGGTGGCCCACGGCATCCTCAAGCTGCTCCTGAGCCTGCAGCAGCACGAAAAGGTCGCCTATCTGTTCATCACCCACGATCTGGCGACGGTGAAGTCGATCGCCGATTCGATCGCGGTGATGTATCGCGGCGAGGTGGTGCGCTACGGCTCGAAGAGCAAGGTGCTGACACCGCCTTTCGACGCCTATACCGACCTTTTGCTGTCGTCGGTCCCGGAGATGGAGATCGGCTGGCTGGAGAAGGCGATCAAGGGGCGGCGCATGGCCAGTGCAGGGAATTAG
- a CDS encoding ABC transporter permease, translating to MLDIKRIPIPALIGLVLTALFVLAAIFAPWISPHDNAEIVGDVWEPMSAAHWLGTDNLGRDLLSRMIYGARITLFIAVLATALSFSLGAILGFSAAVFGGWFDTILSRLVDLLMSIPTLIMGLVVLSVLPTNLVTLILVMGILDSTRVYRLSRAVAVDINVMDYVEAAKLRGEGSAWIIFREILPNALSPLVSELGLRFIYAVLFLSTLSFLGLGVQPPDADWGGMVKENKDGIVFGIAAALIPAAAIAALAISVNLVADWILNRTTSLKGGRG from the coding sequence ATGCTCGATATAAAACGCATCCCCATCCCCGCCCTGATCGGCCTGGTGCTGACCGCCCTGTTCGTGCTGGCGGCGATCTTCGCACCGTGGATTTCGCCGCACGACAATGCCGAGATCGTCGGCGATGTCTGGGAACCGATGTCGGCTGCGCATTGGCTGGGCACCGACAACCTCGGCCGCGACTTGTTGTCCCGCATGATCTACGGCGCCCGCATCACCTTGTTCATCGCCGTTCTCGCCACCGCGCTGTCCTTCTCGCTCGGCGCCATACTTGGCTTCTCGGCGGCGGTGTTCGGCGGCTGGTTCGATACGATCCTGTCGCGCCTCGTCGACCTCTTGATGTCGATCCCGACGCTGATCATGGGCCTGGTCGTGCTCTCTGTTCTGCCAACGAACCTGGTGACGCTGATCCTGGTCATGGGCATTCTCGACTCGACCCGCGTCTATCGCCTGTCGCGCGCGGTCGCCGTCGACATCAACGTCATGGATTACGTCGAGGCCGCGAAGCTGCGCGGCGAAGGCAGCGCCTGGATCATCTTCCGCGAGATCCTGCCCAACGCGCTGTCGCCGCTGGTCTCCGAACTCGGCCTGCGCTTCATCTATGCGGTGCTGTTCCTGTCGACCCTGTCCTTCCTCGGCCTTGGCGTGCAACCGCCTGACGCCGACTGGGGTGGCATGGTCAAGGAGAACAAGGACGGCATCGTCTTCGGCATAGCCGCAGCGCTCATTCCGGCGGCTGCCATTGCAGCCCTTGCCATCTCGGTCAACCTTGTCGCCGACTGGATTCTCAACCGCACGACAAGCCTGAAGGGAGGACGCGGGTGA
- a CDS encoding ABC transporter permease — protein sequence MSSPVVKLIAQRIALGILLLLAISVLIFAGTQILPGDVAQAILGQSATPESLANLREQLGLNDPAYIRYFRWLGGVLTGDLGTAMSSGQDIATSIKDRLWNTLFLAFWAAIVAVPLAIILGLIAVRYRNGWVDKLISGLALASTSFPEFFVGYLLVYFFAVKWQVFPAISTVYDGMPLGERMQAIALPATALTLVVLAHMMRMTRAAILNVMQSAYVETAELKGLSAFAVIRKHAFPNAIAPIINVVMLNLAYLIVGVVVVEVIFVYPGMGQYLVDHVTKRDVPVVQAVGLIFAAVYISLNIIADIAAIVANPRLRHPK from the coding sequence ATGTCGTCGCCCGTTGTGAAACTAATTGCCCAGCGCATCGCGCTGGGCATCCTCCTTCTGTTGGCCATATCGGTCCTGATTTTCGCCGGCACGCAGATCCTGCCCGGCGACGTCGCGCAAGCCATACTCGGACAGTCGGCGACGCCGGAGTCGCTCGCAAATCTGCGCGAGCAGCTCGGGCTTAACGACCCGGCCTATATCAGGTATTTCCGCTGGCTTGGCGGCGTGCTCACAGGCGACCTCGGCACGGCCATGTCGAGCGGGCAGGATATTGCCACCTCGATCAAGGACCGGCTGTGGAACACGCTGTTCCTGGCCTTCTGGGCGGCGATCGTGGCTGTGCCGCTGGCGATCATCCTAGGTCTGATCGCGGTGCGCTACCGCAATGGCTGGGTCGACAAGCTGATCTCCGGGCTGGCGCTCGCCTCGACCTCCTTCCCGGAATTCTTCGTCGGTTATCTCCTGGTCTATTTCTTCGCCGTGAAATGGCAGGTCTTCCCCGCCATCTCGACCGTCTATGACGGCATGCCCCTTGGCGAGCGGATGCAGGCGATCGCGCTGCCCGCGACAGCACTGACGCTGGTGGTGCTCGCCCACATGATGCGCATGACCCGCGCGGCGATCCTCAACGTCATGCAGTCGGCCTATGTCGAAACGGCGGAGCTCAAGGGGCTTTCGGCCTTCGCCGTCATCCGCAAGCACGCTTTCCCGAACGCGATCGCGCCGATCATCAATGTCGTCATGCTCAACCTCGCCTATCTCATCGTCGGCGTCGTCGTGGTCGAGGTGATCTTCGTCTATCCCGGCATGGGGCAGTATCTGGTCGATCACGTCACCAAGCGCGACGTGCCCGTGGTGCAGGCGGTCGGCCTGATCTTCGCCGCCGTCTACATCAGCCTCAACATCATCGCGGACATTGCGGCGATCGTCGCCAATCCGCGTCTCAGACATCCAAAGTGA
- a CDS encoding ABC transporter substrate-binding protein: MSNELEFLSRRVASGKLSRRDFLGRAAALGIAAPFANALLSSAARAAGPVKGGTLKAGLVGGESTNSLDPALMMTQVPFAFGKCWGEMIVELSPEGKLENRIAEEIGSSKDAKVWTLKIRDGVEFHNGKTVTAEDVAATLERHSDEKSKSGALGYMKGIETIKANGKEVVLTLKEANADLPYLLSDYHLIVQPNGGKDKPDAGISAGPYVVKTNEPGVRHGGERFANYWQGDKMGHADQIEVIVINDATARTAALQGGQVNMINRVEPKIVDLIKRVPGVTIRNHAGPGHYVFIMHCNTAPFDNNDLRMALKLAIDREEMLTKVLRGYGSLGNDFPINASYPLFTEIEQRKYDPDKAKFHYKKSGHDGTVLLRTSDVAFPGAVDASQLFQQSAAKAGIKIELKREPGDGYWNEVWNKQPFCASYWGGRSTQDQMYSTAYLSTADWNDTRFMRPDFDKMVLAARAELDEAKRKQMYHDMAVMVRDEGGLILPMFNQFIDATGAKVDGWVDDPHQELMNGYALAKCWLQA; encoded by the coding sequence ATGTCAAACGAACTGGAATTCCTTAGCCGGCGCGTCGCGTCCGGCAAACTGAGCCGTCGTGATTTTCTCGGGCGGGCAGCCGCGCTCGGCATCGCCGCCCCCTTCGCCAACGCGCTGCTTTCCAGCGCCGCGCGGGCGGCAGGTCCGGTCAAGGGCGGCACGCTGAAGGCCGGCCTGGTCGGCGGTGAATCCACCAACAGCCTCGATCCGGCGCTGATGATGACGCAGGTGCCGTTCGCCTTCGGCAAGTGCTGGGGCGAAATGATCGTCGAGCTGTCGCCTGAGGGTAAGCTCGAGAACCGCATCGCCGAGGAGATCGGCTCGTCCAAGGACGCCAAGGTGTGGACGCTGAAGATCCGCGATGGCGTCGAGTTTCACAACGGCAAGACCGTGACCGCCGAGGACGTCGCCGCCACGCTCGAGCGCCATTCAGACGAAAAGTCGAAATCCGGCGCGCTCGGCTATATGAAGGGCATCGAGACCATCAAGGCCAATGGCAAGGAAGTGGTGCTGACACTCAAGGAGGCCAACGCCGACCTTCCCTACCTGCTCAGCGACTATCACCTGATCGTCCAGCCCAATGGCGGCAAGGACAAGCCCGATGCCGGCATCTCGGCCGGCCCCTATGTGGTCAAGACCAACGAGCCCGGTGTGCGCCATGGCGGCGAGCGCTTCGCCAACTACTGGCAGGGCGACAAGATGGGCCACGCAGACCAGATCGAGGTCATCGTCATCAACGACGCGACGGCGCGCACGGCGGCCCTGCAGGGCGGCCAGGTCAACATGATCAACCGCGTCGAGCCGAAGATCGTCGACCTGATCAAGCGCGTGCCGGGCGTGACCATCCGCAACCATGCCGGTCCGGGCCACTACGTGTTCATCATGCATTGCAACACGGCGCCGTTCGACAACAATGATCTGCGCATGGCGCTGAAGCTCGCCATCGATCGCGAAGAGATGCTGACCAAGGTGCTGCGCGGCTATGGCTCGCTCGGCAACGACTTCCCGATCAACGCGTCCTATCCGCTGTTCACCGAAATCGAGCAGCGCAAGTACGATCCCGACAAGGCCAAGTTCCACTACAAGAAGTCCGGTCACGACGGCACGGTGTTGCTGAGGACCTCGGACGTTGCCTTCCCCGGTGCCGTCGATGCGTCCCAGCTTTTCCAGCAGAGCGCGGCCAAGGCCGGCATCAAGATCGAGCTCAAGCGCGAGCCCGGCGACGGTTACTGGAACGAGGTCTGGAACAAGCAGCCCTTCTGCGCCTCCTATTGGGGCGGCCGCTCGACGCAGGACCAGATGTACTCGACCGCCTATCTGTCGACCGCCGACTGGAACGACACGCGTTTCATGCGACCGGACTTCGATAAGATGGTTCTCGCCGCACGCGCCGAGCTGGACGAGGCCAAGCGCAAGCAGATGTACCACGACATGGCTGTCATGGTGCGCGACGAAGGCGGCCTCATCTTGCCGATGTTCAACCAGTTCATCGACGCCACCGGTGCCAAGGTCGATGGCTGGGTGGACGATCCGCACCAGGAACTGATGAACGGCTACGCCTTGGCGAAGTGCTGGCTGCAGGCCTGA
- a CDS encoding CocE/NonD family hydrolase translates to MKIVTEFPRKVVEFPDMGIVMPDGCRLSARVWMPEDAGDDPVPAILEHLPYRKRDGTIFRDQLTHPYFAGHGYASIRVDMRGNGDSEGLMDDEYSEQELQDACDVIAWAAAQPWCNGNVGMMGISWGGFNCLQVAAKQPPALKAVISLCSTVDRYADDIHYKGGCLLLENFGWASTMLSYSSRPPDPLIAGGNRWRDLWLSRLENQPFLLPLWLSHQHRDAYWKRGSICEDFSAVKAAVLSIGGWHDGYRNTISHLVTNIEAPVKGIVGPWIHKYPHYAGPQPAIGFLQEALRWWDHWLKGSETGVEADPAYRAYVMDSVRPARWHPERPGRWVAEKQWPSPAIKAHSIELIPVGGRPTIVASPQSCGLAGGEYFPFTFGPELPGDQRPDDALSVCFDQPELTEAIDIVGAPEVRVTLASDRPQANIAIRLCDVHPDGASELISYGVLNLTHRNSHEFPEALVPGETASARVMLDQCAYRVPAGHRLRIAVSNAYWPAIWPSPEPVQLTLSAAALSLPLRPLAAGDEVTFAEPEGATPWATETVRPAKSERHVDRDEKTGIVTLSITDDFGEVRDLDHGLANGSIVRETWAIHPDNPLSASGKTHWTQTLSRNGWSVRTETWAEMRSDAENFIVSARIEAYEGERLVFERNFEEKVPRALV, encoded by the coding sequence ATGAAAATCGTCACCGAATTTCCCCGCAAGGTCGTCGAATTTCCCGACATGGGCATCGTCATGCCGGATGGCTGCCGGCTGTCGGCGCGTGTGTGGATGCCGGAAGATGCCGGCGACGATCCGGTGCCGGCAATCCTCGAACATCTGCCCTACCGCAAGCGCGACGGCACGATCTTTCGCGATCAGCTGACGCATCCCTATTTTGCCGGCCACGGCTATGCCTCGATCCGCGTCGACATGCGCGGCAATGGCGATTCCGAAGGGCTGATGGACGACGAATATTCCGAGCAGGAACTGCAGGACGCCTGTGATGTCATCGCCTGGGCGGCGGCGCAGCCCTGGTGCAACGGCAATGTCGGCATGATGGGCATCTCCTGGGGCGGCTTCAACTGCCTGCAGGTGGCGGCCAAGCAGCCTCCGGCGCTGAAGGCGGTGATCAGCCTGTGCTCGACCGTTGACCGTTATGCCGACGACATCCACTACAAGGGCGGCTGCCTGCTGCTGGAAAATTTCGGCTGGGCCTCGACGATGCTTTCCTATTCGTCGCGGCCGCCGGATCCGCTGATTGCCGGTGGCAACCGCTGGCGCGATTTGTGGCTCAGCCGGCTGGAGAACCAGCCTTTCCTGCTGCCCCTGTGGCTCAGCCACCAGCACCGCGACGCCTACTGGAAACGCGGTTCGATCTGCGAGGATTTCTCGGCGGTCAAGGCGGCCGTGCTGTCGATCGGCGGCTGGCATGACGGCTATCGCAACACGATCTCTCATCTCGTCACCAACATCGAGGCGCCGGTCAAGGGCATCGTCGGTCCTTGGATCCACAAATACCCGCATTATGCCGGGCCGCAGCCGGCCATCGGCTTCCTGCAGGAAGCGCTGCGCTGGTGGGACCATTGGCTGAAGGGTTCAGAGACCGGCGTCGAGGCTGATCCCGCCTACCGTGCCTATGTGATGGACAGCGTGCGCCCGGCACGCTGGCACCCGGAACGGCCAGGCCGCTGGGTGGCGGAGAAGCAATGGCCGTCGCCAGCCATCAAGGCGCATTCGATCGAGCTGATCCCCGTTGGCGGCAGGCCGACCATAGTCGCCTCGCCGCAAAGCTGCGGGCTCGCCGGCGGCGAGTATTTTCCGTTCACCTTCGGCCCGGAACTGCCGGGCGACCAGCGCCCCGACGATGCGCTGTCGGTGTGTTTCGACCAGCCGGAACTTACCGAGGCCATCGACATCGTCGGTGCGCCGGAAGTTCGGGTCACGCTCGCTTCCGACCGCCCGCAGGCCAATATTGCGATCCGGCTGTGCGACGTGCATCCCGACGGCGCTTCGGAATTGATCTCCTATGGCGTGCTCAATCTGACGCACCGCAACTCGCACGAATTCCCCGAAGCGCTGGTGCCGGGCGAAACCGCGTCGGCGCGCGTGATGCTCGACCAGTGCGCCTACCGGGTGCCCGCCGGCCACCGCCTGCGCATCGCGGTGTCGAACGCCTATTGGCCCGCCATCTGGCCCTCGCCGGAGCCGGTCCAGCTAACCTTGTCGGCCGCCGCGCTATCCCTGCCGCTGCGCCCGCTGGCGGCGGGCGACGAAGTAACGTTCGCCGAGCCGGAAGGTGCAACACCCTGGGCGACTGAGACGGTTCGGCCCGCCAAATCCGAACGCCATGTCGATCGCGACGAAAAGACCGGAATTGTCACGCTTTCGATAACGGATGACTTCGGCGAAGTCCGTGATCTCGACCATGGCCTGGCTAATGGCAGCATTGTGCGCGAGACTTGGGCGATCCATCCTGACAATCCTTTGTCAGCCTCGGGCAAGACGCATTGGACGCAGACCCTGTCGCGAAATGGATGGTCGGTGCGCACCGAGACATGGGCGGAGATGCGATCGGACGCTGAAAATTTCATCGTCAGCGCCAGAATCGAAGCCTACGAGGGTGAAAGACTCGTCTTCGAGCGCAATTTCGAGGAAAAGGTCCCGCGCGCACTGGTTTGA